From Danio rerio strain Tuebingen ecotype United States chromosome 7, GRCz12tu, whole genome shotgun sequence, the proteins below share one genomic window:
- the cxcl19 gene encoding C-X-C motif chemokine 19 precursor: MNVLLMLSVVFGVSITLVAGAVQPLGAGYNSRCVCLKLESRVIPQDNLRRVVILPRGPHCKTTEVIAGLTSGERICLNPRTHWVKKLIMFIEKKKQENNKL; encoded by the exons ATGAACGTCCTGCTGATGTTAAGTGTTGTTTTTGGAGTCAGCATCACTCTGGTGGCTGGTG cggtgCAGCCTCTCGGTGCAGGCTACAACAGCCGCTGTGTGTGTCTGAAGCTGGAGTCTCGGGTCATCCCTCAGGATAACCTGCGGCGAGTGGTCATCCTGCCCCGGGGCCCTCACTGCAAGACCACCGAGGTCAT TGCCGGTTTGACCAGTGGCGAGAGGATCTGCCTGAACCCCAGAACACACTGGGTTAAAAAACTCATCATGTTCATCGAGAAAAAGAAGCAAGAGAACAACAAACTGTAG